A single genomic interval of Solimonas sp. K1W22B-7 harbors:
- a CDS encoding cation acetate symporter — protein sequence MLAFAGPAFAAGALEGQAVKSEINVIAIAMFLVFVGLTLFITKWAASRTKSRSDFYAAGGGITGFQNGLAIAGDYMSAASFLGISALVFGSGFDGLIYSIGFLVGWPIIMFLIAERLRNLGKFTFVDVAAYRLQQTPIRTLAASSTLVVVAFYLIAQMVGAGQLIKLLFGLDYSTAVVIVGVLMVVYVTFGGMLATTWVQIIKAVLLLGGASFIAFMVMRHVGFSFDRMFTEAIKVHAKGEAIMGPGALVKDPVSAISLGLALMFGTAGLPHILMRFFTVKDAREARKSVFYATGFIGYFYILTFIIGFGAIILVGSNSAYLDGKGGLLGGNNMAAVHLAHAVGGEVLLGFISAVAFATILAVVAGLTLSGAAAVSHDLYASVFARGKVDDKKELKVSRIATLCLGVVAILLGIVFEKQNVAFMVGLAFAVAASTNFPILILSMFWKGLTTRGAVVGGGLGLATAVTLTVLGPAVWVKVFGYAEPIFPYDAPGLFSMSAAFLGCWLFSVTDRSAQASREATLFDSQLVRSQTGIGASTAASH from the coding sequence ATGCTGGCCTTTGCCGGCCCCGCCTTCGCCGCCGGTGCCCTCGAGGGCCAGGCGGTCAAGTCGGAAATCAACGTCATCGCCATCGCCATGTTCCTGGTGTTCGTCGGCCTGACGCTGTTCATCACCAAGTGGGCCGCCAGCCGCACCAAGTCGCGCTCCGACTTCTACGCCGCCGGCGGCGGCATCACCGGCTTCCAGAACGGCCTGGCGATCGCCGGCGACTACATGTCGGCAGCCTCCTTCCTCGGCATCTCGGCCCTGGTGTTCGGCTCCGGCTTCGACGGCCTGATCTACTCGATCGGCTTTCTCGTCGGCTGGCCGATCATCATGTTCCTGATCGCCGAGCGGCTGCGCAACCTCGGCAAGTTCACCTTCGTCGACGTCGCCGCCTACCGCCTGCAGCAGACACCGATCCGCACGCTCGCCGCCTCCAGCACGCTGGTGGTGGTGGCCTTCTACCTGATCGCGCAGATGGTCGGCGCCGGCCAGCTGATCAAGCTGCTGTTCGGGCTGGACTACTCCACCGCCGTGGTCATCGTCGGCGTGCTGATGGTGGTCTACGTCACCTTCGGCGGCATGCTCGCCACCACCTGGGTGCAGATCATCAAGGCGGTACTGCTGCTCGGCGGCGCCAGCTTCATCGCCTTCATGGTCATGCGCCACGTCGGCTTCTCCTTCGACCGCATGTTCACCGAGGCGATCAAGGTACATGCCAAGGGCGAGGCGATCATGGGCCCCGGCGCGCTGGTGAAGGACCCGGTGTCCGCGATCTCGCTGGGCCTGGCGCTGATGTTCGGCACTGCCGGCCTGCCGCACATCCTGATGCGCTTCTTCACCGTCAAGGATGCCCGGGAAGCGCGCAAGAGCGTGTTCTACGCCACCGGCTTCATCGGCTACTTCTACATCCTGACCTTCATCATCGGCTTCGGCGCCATCATCCTGGTCGGCTCCAACAGCGCCTATCTCGACGGCAAGGGCGGCCTGCTGGGCGGCAACAACATGGCCGCCGTGCACCTGGCGCACGCGGTCGGCGGCGAAGTGCTGCTGGGCTTCATCTCGGCGGTGGCCTTCGCCACGATTCTCGCCGTGGTCGCCGGCCTGACGCTGTCCGGCGCCGCCGCGGTATCGCACGACCTCTACGCCAGCGTCTTCGCCCGCGGCAAGGTCGACGACAAGAAGGAGCTCAAGGTCTCGCGCATCGCCACGCTGTGCCTGGGGGTGGTCGCGATCCTGCTCGGCATCGTGTTCGAAAAGCAGAACGTCGCCTTCATGGTCGGCCTGGCCTTCGCGGTGGCGGCCAGCACCAACTTCCCGATCCTGATCCTGTCGATGTTCTGGAAGGGCCTGACCACGCGCGGTGCGGTGGTCGGCGGCGGCCTGGGCCTGGCCACGGCGGTGACGCTGACCGTGCTGGGGCCCGCGGTCTGGGTCAAGGTCTTCGGCTATGCCGAGCCGATCTTCCCCTACGACGCGCCGGGCCTGTTCTCGATGAGCGCCGCCTTCCTCGGCTGCTGGCTGTTCTCGGTGACCGACCGCTCGGCCCAGGCCAGCCGCGAGGCCACGCTGTTCGACAGCCAGCTGGTGCGCTCGCAGACCGGCATCGGCGCCAGCACGGCCGCATCGCATTGA
- a CDS encoding DUF485 domain-containing protein: MPTELLERISRDPHYLELTRKRSRLAWVLTAIMLAVYYGFILLVAFAPDLLKQRIGDGATTLGFPLGIGVILTAILLTGIYVWKANGEYDRLTARIHQGNAS, translated from the coding sequence ATGCCTACAGAATTGCTGGAACGGATCAGCCGCGATCCGCACTACCTGGAACTGACCCGCAAGCGCTCGCGCCTGGCCTGGGTGCTCACCGCGATCATGCTGGCGGTGTACTACGGGTTCATCCTGCTGGTCGCCTTCGCCCCCGACCTGCTCAAGCAGCGCATCGGCGACGGCGCCACCACACTGGGCTTCCCGCTGGGCATCGGCGTGATCCTTACCGCGATCCTGCTGACCGGCATCTACGTCTGGAAGGCCAACGGCGAGTACGACCGCCTCACCGCCCGCATCCACCAGGGGAACGCCTCGTGA
- a CDS encoding FecR domain-containing protein: MHDRSHEEADDSRREFLVRALSLGLLAGGSGWQLEALAGVFGELPGRLPAGRSVFSLQGEVRVNGQRATRDTLIGPQDHVRTGKGASLVAVVGQDALILRGDTELQLDLGRSTRQFFRLVSGAMLTVFGQRDRELAVQTGTATIGIRGTGVYFEADPEKTYVCTCYGRVQLAAAGDPSASEEIVAQHHDAPRYVLARPQNGRRIVPAAFQWHTDLELMTLEALVGREVPFRLEGMGYKGPRREY; this comes from the coding sequence ATGCACGACCGCTCCCACGAAGAAGCCGACGATTCCCGCCGCGAGTTCCTGGTCCGCGCGCTGTCGCTGGGCCTGCTGGCCGGGGGCAGCGGCTGGCAGCTGGAGGCGCTGGCCGGCGTGTTCGGCGAACTGCCGGGCAGGCTGCCGGCCGGGCGCTCGGTCTTCTCGCTGCAGGGCGAGGTGCGGGTCAACGGCCAGCGCGCCACGCGCGACACCCTGATCGGGCCGCAGGACCACGTGCGTACCGGCAAGGGTGCCAGCCTGGTGGCGGTGGTGGGGCAGGATGCCCTGATCCTGCGCGGCGACACCGAGCTGCAGCTGGACCTGGGCCGCAGCACGCGCCAGTTCTTCCGCCTGGTCAGCGGCGCGATGCTGACGGTGTTCGGCCAGCGCGACCGCGAGCTGGCGGTGCAGACCGGCACCGCGACGATCGGCATCCGCGGCACCGGCGTGTACTTCGAGGCGGACCCGGAGAAGACCTACGTCTGCACCTGCTACGGCCGCGTGCAGCTGGCGGCCGCGGGCGACCCCTCCGCCAGCGAGGAGATCGTGGCGCAGCACCACGACGCGCCGCGCTATGTGCTGGCCAGACCGCAGAACGGCCGGCGCATCGTGCCGGCGGCCTTCCAGTGGCATACCGACCTGGAACTGATGACGCTGGAGGCGCTGGTGGGGCGCGAGGTGCCGTTCAGGCTGGAGGGGATGGGGTACAAGGGACCACGGCGCGAGTACTGA
- the acs gene encoding acetate--CoA ligase: protein MSSENIASVLTETRVFPPPQEFAARARLNADRLAALHAEAQADHVGFWAGLAKKNLGWQTPFTQALDDHAAPNYRWFADGKLNASANCLDRHLLARGDKIAIRFEGEKGDTRNYTYKQLHAEVCKLANVMKSLGIAKGDRVVIYMPMAPEAVIAMQACARIGAIHSVVFGGFSAASLKDRIEDTGARLLITADGGNRAGNIVPLKKVTDEALGLGCKTIEKVIVHQRTNHGVDMSAGRDLWWHEVMGGAAERCEPEWVESEHPLFLLYTSGSTGKPKGIQHSTGGYLLGATMTTQWVFDIRDDDVFWCTADVGWITGHSYVTYGPLANGATILMYEGAPTVPDAGRFWKICQDHGVTIFYTAPTAIRALMKLGEEWPNQYDLSKLRLLGSVGEPINPEAWMWYHRVIGKERLPIVDTWWQTETGSIMIAPVPGAITTKPGSCTKPLPGICVEVVDESGTPIQEQDAGGYLVISKPWPSMLRTVWGDNERYIKTYWGQFQNKYYVAGDSTHRDPDGCYWIMGRIDDVLNVSGHRLGTMEVESALVSHPRIAEAAVVGRPHEVKGESVFAFVICKGARPQGEEADKLAKELRDHVAREIGALAKPDDIRFADNLPKTRSGKIMRRLLRSIAKGEEITQDTSTLENPAIVAQLAGKA from the coding sequence ATGAGTTCCGAAAACATCGCATCCGTCCTTACCGAAACCCGCGTCTTCCCGCCGCCGCAGGAATTTGCCGCGCGCGCACGCCTCAACGCCGACAGGCTCGCCGCCCTGCATGCGGAAGCGCAGGCCGATCACGTCGGCTTCTGGGCTGGCCTGGCGAAGAAAAACCTCGGCTGGCAAACGCCGTTCACGCAGGCGCTGGACGATCATGCGGCGCCGAACTACCGCTGGTTCGCCGACGGCAAGCTCAACGCATCGGCCAATTGCCTGGACCGCCACCTGCTGGCGCGCGGCGACAAGATCGCGATCCGCTTCGAGGGCGAGAAGGGCGACACGCGGAACTACACGTACAAGCAGCTGCATGCCGAAGTCTGCAAGCTCGCCAACGTCATGAAGTCGCTCGGGATCGCCAAGGGCGACCGCGTGGTGATCTACATGCCGATGGCGCCCGAGGCGGTGATCGCGATGCAGGCCTGCGCCCGCATCGGCGCGATCCACTCGGTGGTATTCGGCGGCTTCTCCGCGGCCTCGCTGAAGGACCGCATCGAGGACACCGGCGCGCGCCTGCTGATCACTGCCGACGGCGGCAACCGCGCCGGCAACATCGTGCCGCTCAAGAAGGTCACGGACGAGGCCCTGGGCCTGGGCTGCAAGACCATCGAGAAGGTCATCGTGCACCAGCGCACGAACCACGGCGTCGACATGAGCGCCGGCCGCGACCTCTGGTGGCATGAAGTGATGGGCGGCGCTGCCGAGCGCTGCGAGCCGGAATGGGTCGAGTCCGAGCACCCGCTGTTCCTGCTCTACACCTCCGGCTCCACCGGCAAGCCCAAGGGCATCCAGCATTCCACCGGCGGCTACCTGCTGGGCGCCACGATGACCACGCAGTGGGTCTTCGACATCCGCGACGACGACGTGTTCTGGTGCACCGCCGACGTCGGCTGGATCACCGGCCACTCCTACGTCACCTACGGCCCGCTGGCCAACGGCGCCACCATCCTGATGTACGAAGGCGCGCCGACCGTGCCCGACGCCGGCCGCTTCTGGAAGATCTGCCAGGACCACGGCGTGACGATCTTCTACACCGCGCCCACCGCGATCCGCGCGCTGATGAAGCTGGGCGAGGAATGGCCCAACCAGTACGACCTGTCGAAGCTGCGCCTGCTCGGCAGCGTCGGCGAGCCGATCAATCCCGAGGCCTGGATGTGGTACCACCGCGTGATCGGCAAGGAGCGCCTGCCGATCGTCGATACCTGGTGGCAGACCGAGACCGGCAGCATCATGATCGCGCCGGTGCCCGGCGCCATCACGACCAAGCCCGGCTCCTGCACCAAGCCCCTGCCCGGCATCTGCGTCGAGGTGGTGGACGAGTCCGGCACGCCGATCCAGGAACAGGACGCCGGCGGCTACCTGGTCATCTCCAAGCCCTGGCCATCGATGCTGCGTACCGTCTGGGGCGACAACGAGCGCTACATCAAGACCTACTGGGGCCAGTTCCAGAACAAGTACTACGTCGCCGGCGACTCCACCCACCGCGACCCCGACGGCTGCTACTGGATCATGGGCCGCATCGACGACGTGCTGAACGTCTCCGGCCACCGCCTCGGCACCATGGAAGTGGAAAGCGCCCTGGTGTCGCATCCACGCATCGCCGAGGCCGCCGTGGTCGGGCGCCCGCACGAGGTCAAGGGCGAGAGCGTGTTCGCCTTCGTGATCTGCAAGGGCGCAAGGCCGCAGGGCGAGGAAGCCGACAAGCTGGCCAAGGAGCTGCGCGATCACGTCGCCCGCGAGATCGGCGCCCTGGCCAAGCCCGACGACATCCGCTTCGCCGACAACCTGCCCAAGACCCGCAGCGGCAAGATCATGCGCCGCCTGCTGCGCTCCATCGCCAAGGGCGAGGAGATCACGCAGGACACATCGACGCTCGAAAACCCGGCAATCGTGGCGCAGCTGGCCGGCAAGGCCTAG
- a CDS encoding sensor histidine kinase: MTPELWQLFLAALVYLGALFLVAYAAENGWIPAGIARHPLTYTLSLGVYATTWSFYGSVGFAQAQGYLFLTIYVGVTLAFLLAPVLLQPLLRLVRDYQLTSLADLFAFRYPGRWTGTLVTVFMLVGILPYISLQIQAVVTSAQVLTQEVPPGVLALVFCVTVTLFAVLFGARQVTPREKHEGLVVAIAFESLIKLVALLAAAAFAVFGVFDGPAGLSQWLAEHPEAVEQLQAPLRDGAWSTLLLLAFSAAFLLPRQFHMIFTENIEPSALRTASWAFPLFLLLLNLAIPVVLWSGQKLALDGTADYYALRLALQEPSGWLTYLTFIGGISAASAMIIVESLALAAMCLNHLVLPLWLRSGSDFYGRLLWWRRLLIGLVIFTGYGAYLAVRDTRGLVQLGLISFVAVTQFLPAVVAMLAWPRATRSGFIAGVSGGMTVWFLLLMLPLISGRPSPLAQWPLHELGTWPFVTFWSLSINLLLFVGGSLLTRPTPKERAADRACRLDAVLLLSEQPRTASVPALRERLEQALGRDTAEAEIARALGDLRLDIDERRPRQLHFLQERLQRNLSGLVGPQLARGLIGGGQPAAGTSPLVEEELEHSQDRLRGLAAELNQLRRFHRQILQDLPVGVCSLGLNLEVTIWNERMAGLSGLRADGVLGSRVDQLPAPWNSLFGDFLDSAQQHRYKLQVTLDGRRRWLNLHKEDIGSGDDAAAAGLVLLVEDLTEQQQLEAELAHSARLASIGTLASGVAHEIGNPLTGITCVAQNLREEDDPGERLYGIEEILKQSRRISDIVQSLLTFARPASQESRPLLRLDLSALVLEATRLVRLAPTARDIVFDSRLAPELWIEGDPARLTQVLLNLLGNAADASPPGGRVEIRAARGAGSVTLEVQDWGSGIPEALRERVFEPFFTTKDPGRGTGLGLPLAYRIVSDHGGSIGVDSRDGVGTTFTVRLPAAPDSLNTVLT; encoded by the coding sequence ATGACACCGGAACTCTGGCAGCTGTTCCTCGCCGCGCTGGTCTACCTCGGCGCGCTGTTCCTGGTGGCCTACGCCGCCGAGAACGGCTGGATTCCCGCCGGCATCGCGCGCCACCCGCTGACCTACACCCTGTCGCTGGGCGTCTACGCCACCACCTGGAGCTTCTACGGCAGCGTCGGCTTCGCGCAGGCCCAGGGCTACCTGTTCCTGACGATCTACGTCGGCGTGACCCTGGCCTTCCTGCTGGCACCCGTGCTGCTGCAACCGCTGCTGCGGCTGGTGCGCGACTACCAGCTGACCTCGCTGGCCGACCTGTTCGCCTTCCGCTATCCCGGCCGCTGGACCGGCACGCTGGTCACGGTGTTCATGCTGGTCGGCATCCTTCCCTACATCTCGCTGCAGATCCAGGCGGTGGTGACCTCGGCGCAGGTGCTGACGCAGGAGGTGCCGCCCGGCGTGTTGGCCCTGGTGTTCTGCGTCACCGTGACCTTGTTCGCGGTGCTGTTCGGCGCGCGCCAGGTGACGCCGCGCGAGAAACACGAGGGCCTGGTGGTGGCCATCGCCTTCGAGTCGCTGATCAAGCTGGTCGCGCTGCTGGCGGCAGCGGCCTTCGCGGTGTTCGGCGTGTTCGACGGCCCGGCCGGGCTGAGCCAGTGGCTGGCCGAACATCCCGAGGCGGTGGAACAGTTGCAGGCCCCGCTGCGCGACGGCGCCTGGAGCACGCTGCTGCTGCTGGCCTTCTCCGCGGCCTTCCTGCTGCCGCGCCAGTTCCACATGATCTTCACCGAGAACATCGAGCCCTCGGCGCTGCGCACGGCGAGCTGGGCCTTTCCGCTGTTCCTGCTGCTGCTGAACCTGGCGATCCCGGTGGTGCTGTGGTCGGGCCAGAAGCTGGCGCTGGACGGCACCGCCGACTACTACGCGCTGCGCCTGGCCCTGCAGGAACCCAGCGGCTGGCTCACCTACCTGACCTTCATCGGCGGCATCTCCGCGGCCAGCGCCATGATCATCGTCGAAAGCCTCGCGCTGGCGGCGATGTGCCTCAACCACCTGGTGCTGCCGCTATGGCTGCGCAGCGGCAGCGATTTCTACGGCCGGCTGCTGTGGTGGCGGCGCCTGCTGATCGGCCTGGTGATCTTCACCGGCTACGGCGCCTACCTGGCGGTGCGCGACACCCGCGGCCTGGTGCAGCTGGGCCTGATCTCCTTCGTCGCGGTCACGCAGTTCCTGCCGGCGGTGGTGGCGATGCTGGCCTGGCCGCGCGCCACGCGCAGCGGTTTCATCGCCGGTGTCAGCGGCGGCATGACGGTGTGGTTCCTGCTGCTGATGCTGCCGCTGATCAGCGGCCGGCCCTCGCCGCTGGCGCAGTGGCCGCTGCACGAACTCGGCACCTGGCCCTTCGTCACCTTCTGGTCCCTGTCGATCAACCTGCTGCTGTTCGTCGGCGGCTCGCTGCTGACGCGGCCGACGCCCAAGGAACGCGCCGCCGACCGTGCCTGCCGGCTCGACGCGGTGCTGCTGCTCAGCGAGCAGCCGCGCACCGCCAGTGTGCCGGCCCTGCGCGAGCGGCTCGAGCAGGCGCTGGGCCGCGATACCGCGGAGGCCGAGATCGCGCGCGCGCTGGGCGACCTGCGGCTCGACATCGACGAGCGCCGGCCGCGCCAGCTGCACTTCCTGCAGGAGCGCCTGCAACGCAATCTCTCGGGCCTGGTCGGCCCACAGCTGGCGCGCGGCCTGATCGGCGGCGGCCAGCCCGCCGCGGGCACCAGCCCGCTGGTGGAGGAGGAACTGGAACATTCGCAGGACCGCCTGCGCGGACTGGCGGCGGAGCTGAACCAGCTGCGCCGCTTCCACCGGCAGATCCTGCAGGACCTTCCCGTGGGCGTCTGCTCGCTGGGCCTGAACCTGGAAGTGACGATCTGGAACGAGCGCATGGCCGGGCTGTCCGGGCTGCGCGCCGACGGCGTGCTCGGCAGCCGCGTGGACCAGCTGCCGGCGCCGTGGAACAGCCTGTTCGGCGACTTCCTCGACAGTGCGCAGCAGCACCGCTACAAGCTGCAGGTGACCCTCGACGGACGGCGCCGCTGGCTCAACCTGCACAAGGAGGACATCGGCTCCGGCGACGACGCGGCCGCGGCCGGCCTGGTGCTGCTGGTGGAGGATCTCACCGAGCAGCAGCAGCTGGAGGCGGAGCTGGCGCACAGCGCGCGCCTGGCCTCGATCGGCACGCTGGCCTCCGGCGTCGCCCATGAGATCGGCAACCCGCTGACCGGCATCACCTGCGTGGCGCAGAACCTGCGCGAAGAGGACGACCCCGGCGAGCGCCTGTACGGCATCGAGGAAATCCTCAAGCAGTCGCGGCGCATCAGCGACATCGTGCAATCACTGCTGACGTTCGCAAGGCCGGCATCGCAGGAATCGCGGCCGCTGCTGCGCCTGGACCTGTCGGCGCTGGTGCTGGAGGCGACCCGCCTGGTGCGCCTGGCGCCGACCGCGCGCGACATCGTCTTCGACAGCCGGCTGGCGCCGGAGCTGTGGATCGAGGGCGACCCGGCGCGGCTGACGCAGGTGCTGCTGAACCTGCTGGGCAACGCCGCCGACGCCTCGCCTCCCGGCGGGCGCGTCGAGATCCGCGCGGCGCGCGGTGCCGGCTCGGTGACGCTGGAAGTGCAGGACTGGGGCAGCGGCATTCCCGAGGCGCTGCGCGAACGCGTGTTCGAGCCTTTCTTCACCACCAAGGATCCGGGCCGCGGCACCGGCCTGGGCCTGCCGCTGGCCTACCGCATCGTCAGCGACCACGGCGGCAGCATCGGTGTCGACAGCCGCGACGGCGTCGGCACCACCTTCACCGTGCGGCTGCCCGCCGCGCCCGATTCCCTGAACACGGTACTGACCTGA
- a CDS encoding sigma-54-dependent transcriptional regulator, translated as MSRLLIIEDEEVIRRQLARLLAKHGYDTAEAGSVAEAEALGLQDFDLVIADVRLPGVLGTEVIERARPVPVLIMTSFASIRSAVECMQKGAADYIAKPFDHDEMLLTIARLLQGGLQARQNAALKKDVARDFPVSGMVGDCAAMRAVADRIQRVAATDITVLIRGESGTGKELAARAIHERGARAAGPFIAVNCAAIPDSLIEAELFGHEKGAFTGATQRKQGLVEAAHGGTLFLDEVGELAPAVQARLLRVLQEGEVRMVGSTASRRVDVRLLAATHRDLEEMVRERSFREDLYYRLKVMELTLPPLRERGDDVERLARHLLERAAQKLNRGGIRLSQRALAAIRAHRWPGNVRELGNAVERAVILCDGPAIEPEHLAIPVGAAAAPAAAGPAPTSLEDYFRQFVLQNQERMNESDLAKALGISRKTLWERRSRMNLPRRREP; from the coding sequence ATGAGCCGCCTGCTGATCATCGAGGATGAAGAAGTCATCCGCCGCCAGCTCGCACGGCTGCTGGCCAAGCACGGCTACGACACCGCCGAGGCCGGCAGCGTCGCGGAGGCGGAGGCGCTGGGCCTGCAGGACTTCGACCTGGTCATCGCCGACGTGCGCCTGCCCGGCGTGCTCGGCACCGAGGTGATCGAACGCGCACGCCCGGTGCCGGTGCTGATCATGACCAGCTTCGCCAGCATCCGCTCGGCGGTGGAGTGCATGCAGAAGGGCGCGGCCGACTACATCGCCAAGCCCTTCGACCACGACGAGATGCTGCTGACCATCGCGCGCCTGCTGCAGGGCGGCCTGCAGGCGCGGCAGAACGCGGCGCTGAAGAAGGATGTGGCGCGCGACTTCCCGGTGTCCGGCATGGTCGGCGACTGCGCCGCGATGCGCGCCGTGGCCGACCGCATCCAGCGCGTCGCCGCCACCGACATCACCGTGCTGATCCGCGGCGAGTCCGGCACCGGCAAGGAACTGGCGGCACGCGCGATCCACGAGCGCGGCGCCCGCGCGGCCGGGCCGTTCATCGCGGTCAACTGCGCCGCCATCCCCGACAGCCTGATCGAGGCCGAGCTGTTCGGCCACGAGAAGGGCGCCTTCACCGGCGCCACCCAGCGCAAGCAGGGCCTGGTGGAGGCCGCGCACGGCGGCACGCTGTTCCTCGACGAGGTCGGCGAGCTGGCGCCGGCGGTGCAGGCGCGGCTGCTGCGGGTGCTGCAGGAGGGCGAGGTGCGCATGGTCGGCTCCACCGCCTCGCGGCGCGTCGACGTGCGCCTGCTGGCGGCCACGCACCGCGACCTGGAGGAAATGGTGCGCGAGCGCAGCTTCCGCGAGGACCTGTACTACCGCCTCAAGGTGATGGAGCTGACGCTGCCGCCGCTGCGCGAGCGCGGCGACGACGTCGAGCGCCTCGCCCGCCACCTGCTGGAGCGGGCCGCGCAGAAGCTCAACCGCGGCGGCATCCGCCTGTCGCAGCGCGCGCTGGCGGCGATCCGCGCGCACCGCTGGCCGGGCAACGTGCGTGAACTGGGCAACGCCGTGGAGCGCGCCGTGATCCTCTGCGACGGGCCCGCGATCGAGCCGGAGCACCTGGCGATCCCGGTCGGCGCGGCGGCGGCGCCCGCCGCTGCGGGCCCGGCCCCCACCAGCCTGGAAGACTACTTCCGCCAGTTCGTGCTGCAGAACCAGGAGCGCATGAACGAGTCGGACCTGGCCAAGGCCCTGGGCATCAGCCGCAAGACGCTGTGGGAGCGCCGCAGCCGCATGAACCTGCCGCGGCGCCGCGAGCCTTGA